The Acanthopagrus latus isolate v.2019 chromosome 6, fAcaLat1.1, whole genome shotgun sequence genome includes a region encoding these proteins:
- the wdr1 gene encoding WD repeat-containing protein 1 has product MAYELKHVFASLPQMERGVSKVIGGDPKGNNFLYTNGKCVIIRNIDNPAIADVYTEHAHQVTVAKYSPSGFYIASGDASGKVRIWDTTQKEHLLKYEYTPISGKVKDIAWTEDSKRMAVVGDGREKFGAVFLWDSGSSVGDLSGHSKLINSVDIKQNRPYRIVVGSDDQTASFFEGPPFKFKFTLSRHSQFVNCVRFSPNGERFVTSGGDGMIFIYDGKTGEFVGSLGGEKSHNGGIYAVSWSPDSTQLISASGDKTVKLWDVGAGTAVTTFKMGTDVADQQLGCLWQKDHLLSISLSGYINYLDKNNPDRPIRTIKGHSKSIQCLTVHKIDGRPNIYSGSHDGHINYWDADTGENDCFSGKGHSNQVSKVVINDADELVTCSMDDTLRFTTINKKEYSASDVVKMDFQPKSVSVASGGLSLAVCVEQIVLLKDKKKVFTLDRLGYEAEVGAIHPGGTTAAVGGKDEKIHLYSIQGNTLKDEGKTIDAKGTITEMAYSPNGAYLATVDDKKVAAVYCVADDYKNKTEYYGHHAKPVSLAWSPDNEHFATGGMDMMVYVWTVGDADKRIKIPDTHRLHHVSDLAWIDDHTLVTGSHDACIKQWTLKY; this is encoded by the exons ATGGCGTATGAACTGA AACATGTATTCGCCAGTCTCCCGCAGATGGAGAGGGGAGTTTCAAAAGTGATTGGCGGGGATCCCAAAGGCAACAACTTCCTGTATACCAACGGGAAGTGTGTCATCATCAGGAACATTGAT AACCCGGCTATAGCAGATGTTTACACCGAACACGCCCATCAAGTGACGGTCGCCAAGTACTCCCCCAGTGGATTCTACATTGCATCCGGAG ATGCATCAGGAAAGGTCCGTATCTGGGACACCACCCAGAAAGAGCACCTGCTCAAGTACGAGTACACCCCTATTTCAGGCAAGGTCAAGGACATTGCTTGGACAGAGGATAGCAAGAGGATGGCTGTTGTTGGGGATGGACGAGAGAA GTTTGGGGCCGTGTTCCTGTGGGACTCTGGCTCATCAGTGGGGGATCTCTCTGGCCACAGCAAGTTAATCAACAGCGTCGACATAAAGCAGAATCGCCCATACCGCATTGTCGTCGGCAGTGATGACCAGACCGCTTCCTTTTTTGAGGGGCCTCccttcaagttcaagttcacaCTAAGT CGTCACTCCCAGTTTGTCAACTGTGTTCGCTTCTCTCCAAATGGAGAGCGGTTTGTCACATCTGGCGGTGATGGCATG ATTTTCATCTATGATGGAAAGACTGGCGAGTTTGTTGGCTCACTGGGTGGAGAGAAGAGCCACAATGGAGGGATCTATGCT GTCAGCTGGAGCCCTGACAGCACTCAACTGATCTCCGCCTCAGGGGACAAGACAGTAAAACTCTGGGATGTTGGTGCAGGTACGGCCGTCACCACCTTCAAAATGGGCACTGATGTGGCAGACCAGCAGCTGGGCTGCCTGTGGCAGAAGGACCACCTCCTCAGCATCTCCTTGTCAGGATACATCAACTATCTGGACAAGAACAACCCTGACCGGCCCATACGTACCATCAAG GGTCACAGCAAATCCATCCAGTGTCTGACAGTTCACAAAATTGATGGGCGACCTAACATCTACTCGGGGAGTCACGATGGACATATCA ATTACTGGGATGCAGACACTGGGGAGAATGACTGCTTCAGTGGGAAGGGCCACAGCAACCAGGTGAGCAAGGTGGTGATTAACGACGCAGACGAGCTGGTGACATGCAGCATGGACGATACACTGCGCTTCACCACCATCAACAAGAAGGAGTACAG TGCCTCTGATGTGGTGAAGATGGATTTCCAGCCTAAAAGTGTGTCAGTAGCATCAGGAGGGCTGTCACTGGCAGTGTGCGTTGAGCAG ATTGTCCTGctgaaggacaagaagaaggTCTTCACATTGGACCGTCTCGGCTATGAAGCAGAGGTCGGAGCTATCCACCCTGGCGGTACCACTGCTGCAGTGGGAGGAAAA gaTGAGAAAATCCATCTCTACTCCATTCAGGGTAACACTCTGAAGGACGAGGGCAAAACTATCGATGCTAAAGGGACGATCACAGAGATGGCTTACTCTCCTAATGGAGCCTATTTGGCTACTGTAGATGATAAGAAAGTTGCCGCAGTTTATTGTGTGGCTGATGACTACAAG aACAAAACTGAGTATTACGGACATCATGCAAAACCAGTGTCCTTGGCCTGGTCCCCTGATAATGAGCACTTTGCGACTGGTGGGATGGACATGATGGTGTATGTGTGGACAGTTGGTGATGCAGACAAGAGGATTAAGATACCAG ACACTCACCGGTTGCACCATGTTAGTGACCTGGCCTGGATCGATGATCATACCCTCGTCACCGGCTCCCACGATGCCTGCATCAAGCAGTGGACTCTTAAATACTGA